In Dioscorea cayenensis subsp. rotundata cultivar TDr96_F1 chromosome 13, TDr96_F1_v2_PseudoChromosome.rev07_lg8_w22 25.fasta, whole genome shotgun sequence, the sequence TCCTGCAAAACTACATCGAATTAGCTTTCGACAAAGTGATTGAATTCAAACAATTCAGTATCGACGACGAAGCTCATACCCTCTCCTCGAAGGATCACCCCAGTCATCCCATCCTTGAGGCAGTATAATTCCATCAATTTGGCAAAATGAATACACTACTCTTGCATACCTTCCCCAAGCTCTTCCAAGATACACTAATCCCGAGCCGGTAACCTTGCAATCAGTAAACGAAAAGCCCGAATCATCCGAAGGCGAACTCCTCTGCGACGCAGCAATTGCACCGTAACTCTGTGCAACAGCATGCAATTCACATCCCTGCTTGAAAAGACATCATAAACACATCAATAAACCGATACAAATTGCGACAGATTAAATTACTGCAGTAAACTCTACCTGATACAATGATCTTGCACttccaaatataaaatctatGGAACCTTCTATGTAACATTGTTTGAACAAATGCCGGCCTTGATGATCAAACAATGTGTCTTGATTCCCCAATATCCGGCATCGATATAGCACCGCCTTATCGCCCGATAGTCTAAGCGCCACCGCCTGCATTCCTACTGCTCCCGGTTGCGCGGCTTGTGCTGTATTCTGTAACTTGTTTATCCTAACAATCAGAAACTGAAGTTTTATTTCATCCAGCTAATTGCGACAATTGTTTAGTACCTTGAAAGTGATACCATTAGCACAAAAATAATCAGCTTCGACAGCAACCGAAGCCGAATTAAGTGTGCCTATTGTCTGTCCATTCGATAACAGATCCGATGCTTGAGAATTCCAAGCAATAACTGTTTCACTGCTTCCTTTACTGATGAAGGAAATGTAAGGTTTTGTGCTTGGTACTAAAACCTTCTCTCTGTGACAAAATTCATTCAGtgaaaaacagaaacaaaaaggtgacaaaaataataataataataataactgcAATTACCAACCTGTAAACTCCTGGTGATATAAAGATCTTCACTCTTTGATTATTCCCATGAGGAACCAAATCAACTGCTCCTTGAACAGTAACTGAATCTCCATTCCCATCCTTTGAAACAGAAATCACTCTGTTTCTCAATGATTCACTCTCTGAACTCACTCtatcattcaaaaccaaatCATTCCAACTAATAAGCCTCTCATCTTGTTGCAAACCAAGAACAGTAaaacacaacaagaacaagatgaGAACATGCAGTAAGTCCATGTCTTGTTGTttaacaacaaaagaagaactCAAAGTAAAGAGAGTTATATAAGAAAAGCAAGAAGGTGAGAAAGAGATGGTGCATTAAATGAGAGGAGCGTGGTCTTGTTGCATGCTTAGATTATCAAGGATTGAAAATGCTTAAAAAGGTGCAACGGTTGAAGAACTGGTAGGAAAAAGAGGGAAAGATGAGGAGTTTGAAGCCATGAAATGATGGAAAGATGGTGAGCATTGGTGGTGGTTGATGAGCAGTTTTAAGGCAACGGTTATACTACTTCATAGTTCATACTTCATAGTCAATATTAGTAGTTAATGTCCACAACGTGAAAGAGGTTGCTAAGAACTTCTTGATTATTTGTTAATgactttgattaattaataattaccaccttaattaaagtttttttcctttcttttttctttttctaatttaatgaCGTTTTgctacttttttcttttttttctagtcAATAATATAGTTTTTTCTATACGTTTTGTGTCATTAATAGGAGTGGAAATGGAATAATTGCaagatgaattatttttaattaatattgaaaGAATGTAAATTTAATATTGAATATGATCATGACAAATACATTGGACTAAATTCATACTTTAAACaaaatgtatattatttttaagaggAAATCATTATATGTACTCTAACTAAACTACTGGCCAAACCTCATATAACAATGACAAATCTCATACTCATCATGTTTCCATTTTATCTCTTAATAATTCTAGATTTGCCACTGTAGTAATAAAAacgtgtatgtatatatgtttagggttattaatctaaaaataaaataaaattcaaactttatgAAACACATGTTAGAAATTTCGACGTCCATTATCAAATGTAACCGTGACTTTCTCTGTTCATTTTCTTATCAAAAAGAATATACAAACATGACCTCGGATCCAACAATTAGTGGTTGAGGCTTTATTGATTGGACAACTCTAATTTAACTCATATCAAATCATTTGTCATATTATCAGTTTCAcaattttcttcataattttttatttaattttttaaaaatctaaaattttaattattgctAATGGTTAAAATTAGTTTATGTAGCCCCACCTTTTAATTATATGACACCAAACTTGCATCATAACAACTGTTTGTATTATAGCAATAGGTTGTTAACTTATTCTTGCACACACTTAAACTCACAATtggaataataaattttcaccCTATGGCATCTTGAAAGCACCTCGAAATAACAATATAATGTAGTACTCTAGCAATCACTGAATTATGTGCTTATGCACTAAGAGTTCACTTTGATCTCATGAGGATATGACATCCATTAAATTACTATAGGATTTTAAATTTAGCTAAATTTCagtctttttctaaaaaaatggtTAATGTGTATTTGATTGTAAGTATTAATGGATTGCAGGATCGAAAGTGAAGCCagtggttaatttttttatttttttttttataaatatgaacaaatcaagtttcaagAATAATTATTTACATGAAAAGCAATCGTTAACTCAACGATATGTGTCCTCACTCTATACAGAGTCACAGACCGAGATTTGAACTTCATTTTTCAGCAACACAAGATATGATGTCAAAAGACAATAAATCACACGGTCCTTGGCAACCCAATATCAAATTCAACAtagcttttaattatatatatatatatatatatagtttaattatCGTACAGATCcctataatataatttttgtttttacagtCTTTATATAGTCCGTGACGTTGATGTCCAAGTTctgctaaaaaaatattgtaaggaTTAGAATTACTCGACTCGACTAAATATGAGAATCtaattatacttaaaaatattataagatctaaaaaaatagaaaatacacaattataaggATCTGTACGGCaattatacttttatatatatatatatatatatattatatagtatatatataggaGTTACTTACAAAATGTGTCAAAAGGTGACCTATAATGACGCCCATGCCAGATAGAATTGGGTTGGACGCACGTTTGGAATTGGATTTGATCATATGACTGATAGAGGGCAAAACTTTCACATACTAAAGTTTATGTCTCCTCtatgttgataatttttttcatttgatgaattatttttaagttggattcaaacattaataaattctgaa encodes:
- the LOC120274541 gene encoding pectinesterase QRT1 isoform X2 gives rise to the protein MDLLHVLILFLLCFTVLGLQQDERLISWNDLVLNDRVSSESESLRNRVISVSKDGNGDSVTVQGAVDLVPHGNNQRVKIFISPGVYREKVLVPSTKPYISFISKGSSETVIAWNSQASDLLSNGQTIGTLNSASVAVEADYFCANGITFKNTAQAAQPGAVGMQAVALRLSGDKAVLYRCRILGNQDTLFDHQGRHLFKQCYIEGSIDFIFGSARSLYQGCELHAVAQSYGAIAASQRSSPSDDSGFSFTDCKVTGSGLVYLGRAWGRTVWFGEFENTGSGANLSQRVPWARSLKNDEAKPFLDQNYIDGDQWVKL
- the LOC120274541 gene encoding pectinesterase QRT1 isoform X1, whose translation is MDLLHVLILFLLCFTVLGLQQDERLISWNDLVLNDRVSSESESLRNRVISVSKDGNGDSVTVQGAVDLVPHGNNQRVKIFISPGVYREKVLVPSTKPYISFISKGSSETVIAWNSQASDLLSNGQTIGTLNSASVAVEADYFCANGITFKNTAQAAQPGAVGMQAVALRLSGDKAVLYRCRILGNQDTLFDHQGRHLFKQCYIEGSIDFIFGSARSLYQGCELHAVAQSYGAIAASQRSSPSDDSGFSFTDCKVTGSGLVYLGRAWGRYARVVYSFCQIDGIILPQGWDDWGDPSRRGTVWFGEFENTGSGANLSQRVPWARSLKNDEAKPFLDQNYIDGDQWVKL